One segment of Impatiens glandulifera unplaced genomic scaffold, dImpGla2.1, whole genome shotgun sequence DNA contains the following:
- the LOC124917393 gene encoding uncharacterized protein LOC124917393, whose product MTNKKPNLSDCVRNNIVQFILSHYKEGSLKLGTLTKAATQFGVHRRTITTIWTQAKEQMEMGLPVYLTNQKQGLVRQKHKLFDPELFKTIMLKRRSTIRRAAQALGVGKSTFWRWKQAKQIRTHSNAIKISLTSAQKLLRLQFCMQSIAVDTTINKFRFKSMAHIVHIDEKWPIYDSQGLCIFDGKIRMYPFIEQVPAQRSSVNRAAGTLETKAITSITREVMKDYMINRVVPDLKALWPLTEGTNIVIQQDNARPHFSDDDIQWRAVVSSDGFNIHLMQQPALSPDLNVNDLGWFRALQSIQEEEAPMNVDELVLAVLTSFQKLEPMKLNFVFLSLQSCMVEIMMQRGHNNYRLPHMKKQTLLREGALPEDLEVDNNLVSLCVDYYVDAGLNEAMLPVILELMKLEAEQV is encoded by the exons ATGACAAACAAAAAACCAAATTTAAGTGATTGTGTAAGGAACAATATTGTTCAGTTTATTTTAAGCCACTACAAGGAAGGCTCTTTGAAGTTGGGTACACTTACAAAGGCAGCAACACAATTTGGAGTTCATAGAAGAACCATCACCACAATTTGGACTCAAGCTAAAGAACAAATGGAGATGGGGTTGCCAGTTTACCTCACTAATCAAAAACAAGGTTTAGTAAGGCAAAAACACAAACTGTTTGACCCTGAGTTGTTCAAAACAATCATGTTGAAAAGAAGATCAACCATTAGAAGGGCTGCACAAGCCCTAGGTGTTGGGAAATCAACATTTTGGAGGTGGAAACAGGCAAAACAGATCAGAACACACAGTAATGCAATTAAAATCTCACTTACCAGTGCACAGAAGTTATTGAGACTACAATTCTGCATGCAGTCTATAGCAGTTGACACAACAATCAATAAGTTCAGATTTAAATCCATGGCACACATTGTCCACATAGATGAGAAGTG GCCAATCTATGATTCACAAGGTTTATGTATTTTTGATGGAAAAATAAGGATGTATCCCTTCATTGAACAAGTTCCAGCCCAGAGGTCAAGTGTTAATAGGGCAGCAGGGACATTGGAGACTAAAGCAATTACCTCTATTACAAGAGAAGTTATGAAGGACTATATGATCAATAGG GTTGTTCCAGATTTGAAAGCTTTGTGGCCATTGACAGAGGGAACAAATATTGTGATTCAGCAAGATAATGCCAGACCACATTTCAGTGATGATGACATTCAGTGGAGAGCAGTTGTTTCATCAGATGGATTTAATATCCATCTGATGCAACAACCTGCTCTTTCACCAGACTTGAATGTGAATGACCTAGGTTGGTTTAGGGCATTGCAATCAATACAAGAGGAGGAGGCACCTATGAATGTTGATGAATTAGTGTTAGCTGTTCTTACTTCATTTCAAAAACTTGAGccaatgaaattaaattttgtgtttttaagtCTTCAGAGTTGTATGGTTGAGATTATGATGCAAAGAGGACATAACAACTATAGACTGCCACATATGAAGAAACAAACTCTTTTAAGGGAAGGAGCACTACCAGAAGATTTGGAGGTAGACAACAATTTGGTGTCATTATGTGTTGATTACTATGTTGATGCAGGCCTTAATGAGGCCATGTTACCAGTTATCTTAGAGTTGATGAAGTTGGAGGCAGAACAAGTTTAA